The window GTACCATGGCAAATGAGTACTCTAATGAAGGCTCCAGTACAAGCCATGTTTCCGGGGAAGGTTCGGATGCAACTGTAGAGATCAATATCAAGACCTTAAATTCTCAGAAATACAGTTTTCAGGTCGACAAAAATGTAAGTATTGCGTGCCTTtgacaatttcttttttgagcTGTACTGTTTATGCTTTTGTATTCATATTTAGTTGTTGAGGTGGAGTTTTTTGGACGAAAGAAAATATCTCCAGATTTTTTTGTAATGGAAGCTTTAATTTTAACTTGTGCTGTGTGCCTGTTGTGGAAaaacttttcaagtttttggATCGGAGAGATCATGTCTTTGGGTTAATAAAAGTAATTCAACGTAGTTCCATGCATTTCATTGGTTATCAAGAGAGCTTTTAAAGGACGTGTGCTCTCTGAAATTGCATAGATGTTTTTATTTGGACTGTctaatatagttttaattttgaatatagctttaattttgaatattttcagATGCCAGTTTCCGTATTCAAGGAGAAAATAGCGAATGAAATTGGTGTTCCGGTGAGTCAGCAACGGCTGATTTTCAGGGGAAGGGTCTTGAAGGATGAACACCTCCTTTCTGAATATCGTATCCTATCATATAAGCATTAAAAATGCCGTGCCTGCTACTCTTCCTTTTAGGCCCTCTTTTTGCTGGGGAATTTCATCACTTGCACTTTATCTGAGTTATTGTGCTCTATAGatcttttgtttggtttggtgGAAGAGAGATTCATATATTGTTGGATGTCATTAACCCTGAAACTTTTTTCATGTGCATTTAATCCGATTTATGAGAAGCAAGTCACCTTTCTGGTAATTATCAGATACAATCTTCTTATGGAGTCAGATATTATGATATCCCACACTCAGTATCATCTTAAATCACTTGGTCATTATCGGATACATTATTTTATGGAGTCAGATTTTATGATATCCCACACTCAGTTATCATCTCAGATCACTCCATGCGCAAGGACTTCAaggattttttctttgttaatactGGCTATGTTACTATTTTCACTAAATCCCTTGACTGTTCCCAGAAGTGGAAAATGGCCATACGCTGCACTTGGTTGCAAGGCAGCCTGCACAACCACAACATTCAGCTGATACAAGCTCTGGGGATACAACCAGGAATAATGGTAATCAGGgtattgatatttaattattttgcttgTGAAGTAATCCGGATTTGAAGATGTTATTTAAATTGATAGTTTTCTCttgtaatttttcaaatgaCAGGAAATAATGCAAGCGCTGGTGCCCCCCGAAACCGCATTGGGCCCATATCTCACAGTGTAGTTCTTGGGACATTTAATGTTGGGGACCAAGGGGGAGGCATTGTTCCAGACCTCAATCAGgtgtgtttctttattttttttcttttttcttttataggtCTGCTGGTTTAATCTGTGTATCTTTATTTGATGTTCAGTCAGGGTTAGTGGTAGCGTAAGAATGTAGAGACCATATTTGCATTAGTATTAGCAGAAACTCTTACTTATTGTTGCTTGACATGCAGGCTATTGGGGCTGTTCTGAACTCGTTTGGAATTGGTGGCCAGGCAGCAACCAACAGCATAGGTGGCATGCTATTATCAAATATAGTAAGGATTGCTTGTTATTATGTATAATCTCATTCATCATCAGACCTCTTTAATCTGTATAAATTATGTAGTTAACAGTTTAAACTCCAATGGCATTGTATTGCATCATTCCTTTTTTGCATTGTCAACAATTAATTTGGTACTAAGCAGGATGATACCAGGAGGCTTGAGTTCTAACCCTACTTTTGTCACCGTACCAAtcccacaaaaaagaaaatgtttgagCCATTACAACTGTGAATTTTCACTCTTTGTGCATGCTGGAGCTAATTCTGCTTTGCCATTCATATATCAATTCCATAATTATGATTCCTGATCATGCCATAAACAgcattaatttttcaagtagAAGCTCAGTTGAAAGGCTCCTATTAGGAGTATCGATTTGGATACCCTTTAATTGTATTGAAATTTTGgtttatactttgatttttaGCATCTGTCTTTCATATCAGTATCTGATTCTCGAATTATCCTAAAATGCTAACAATTATGAGAGCAGTTGCATATTGTTGACATCTGATTTTCATATCAGTGTGAGAATATAGAGTGCATGTAAGACATCGGAGAGGAATTTGAGACATTTAACTGATTCTCATGTTCTGTTGACAGCCAAATGTTACTGGTCAAGCTTCTCAGGGAAGTGAAACCGGTGCATCACGTGGCAATATTGGTGGTCAAAGCCCTGCAGGAAATCAAACACAGTTTGGCCAACCATTTCAATCAGCTCCTCAAGTTGTGCAAGTTCCTCTGACTGCTGCTATACCTGTTCCTTCACTTCATTCGGTAATAACATCTCCTTCCGTTATGTATTTCTGAGATGTGTGTGGTTATAGTGTGTTGTAATCTTGTCCTTTCTGTTTCAGCCAATTCCTGATTCCTTGAACACGCTTTTAGAGTTCATTACGCGCATGGAGCGGGTGCTGGCACAAAATGGTGATGATTGCAAAAGTATATAATCattgtattttcattttaaaattccGAAAATAACTTATTTGCTTTATCTAGGTAATCTGCCAAATACATCAGCAGCCAGCATCGGAGACCCACCAAGGGTAGAATTACCTTCTAATGCACGGGGCTTGCCAACACCTGAAGCTTTGAGTATTGTCCTGCGTCATGCAGAACAGCTTCTTAGTGGTCCCACAACAGCTGCATTATCTGTAAGCACTTTGTGCTGATTCCCCCTATCTGATATCACTGTTTGAGTTCATAAATCTTTGGTTATTCATGTCAGAAGTTGAACCAGCTttgtaatttgaatttaatgtgAGCATTTCAATAATTGGACTTTATTTGTATCTTGTTGAACCTGTTATCTTGCATACTTGCGATTCATTTTACTTTGGTGTGATAGTCCTATAATGTTGGATTCTCTGTGAACTTCACTGCCATAAATTGTTTTGTGAAACATACAGTCTATGTAAGCATTTAAATTTAAGGCATTGTTATAGGTATCTTAATAACACTTTatacaaggataataattattCCTAATTCTCAACAAGGCATAGCCATTATGAATTCATCTTTATTAACATCAGGGAGAATGCTTTAACATGTTTGGGGTTCGAGAATCACCAACATTGCTATGCAAGTGAAGGTGATACTTGGTCATTCAgagaattcattttaaatttcatttgatgagtgggtcatttgttatttttagggcTTGATGGGTAAATTGATGATAAGATTTTGGAGATAAATCAATGTACTATTTGTTAATGCTAGAGATAAGTTTATGTGGAATTGATAGGTTTGTGATCTGATTATGCATTATTTATAATGTGCTGCAACGTTCGTAGCATATTACAGGACGTCTGGAACAAGTGGTTTCCTCTACTGATCCTGCGATCAGGGGCCAAATTCAGACAGAATCAATGCAAGTTGGCCTTGCAATGCAACATCTAGGTTCTCTTCTTCTAGAACTTGGTCGCACAATCTTGACATTGAATATGGGACAATCACCTGTATGTTCTGATCCTTAGTCAGTTCAGTGGTTCAGATAATGATAAAGTACTGTGCATAATCGTTTTGTTGCAATTTGCAGGCAGAATCTTCTGTAAATGCTGGGCCTGCTGTTTATATTTCCCCATCAGGGCCTAATCCCATAATGGTCCAGGTTTGTGAACgattattgaaattattagtTTGTTTACTTTGGCATTAACTTATCTCACTAATCATTGGTGACTGCTGTGGCAGCAAAAATATATAGGGCCTTATTCACTCGCTGTTGAAATCTGTTATTAGGGGTGTCAATATCGTAAAGGAATTTTGAGTGTCAGATTATATACTGATGCATGCCTTTATCTCATGTATCACTGATTGGTAATTGGTATTCATGTGTTTTCATGGTTCTCTAGATCATATGAATCTGTTATGCTGTAATTGCAAAGGCTCTTTCAGTTACCTGCTAGGCTTTCCTTACATACAGCCTGTCTGTCCTATTATCTATAAATGGCTTTACTGCTGTGTAGCTTAATTTCTTACAATGAATTTTGTATACCAGCCTGGTGCAGTGTTTCCTAATCCTAAATTCTTTGCAGCCCTTTCCTCTTCAAACCAATTCCCTTTTTGGTGGTTCGGTTCCGCCATCAAATCCCGTTGCATTTGGCCCTGTTGGTATTGGAAATGCTCCAAGGCATGTAAACATTCATATACATGCTGGTAAGCAAACCAAGCTTTACTTGATTTATACTGTTGCTTACTTGCTTTTGAGTTCTATTTGACACCCTTCATTACCAGGGACCTCTTTGGCATCAGTTATTCCGGCCATAGGTAACAGGACAAGTAGTACAGGGGTGCAGGGCGAACATGGTAATACTGCCAGTTCGGGTGTTTCAGGCCCAGAGCAGGTGCTACCAGTGAGAAATGTTGTTGTAGCAACAGTCCCGCTACGCTCTGCTGGTGTTACAGTTGCTGCACAACCTGGTCTTGGGCTTTCTCTGTCACAGCCACCTTCTGATTCCATGTCATTAAGCTCTATAGTGAATGAAATAAACTCGCAACTGAGACAACTTTCTGGCAATATGCAGGAGGGAAACCAGCCTGCGTCAGGTAGCCAACTGTTGCATGGTCACATggtaaaaaatcaaagatataTTGTTCTTTTTACTTGccaaaatcacaaaatattgCTATATGCAGGCTCCATTGGATCTGATGCTGGTAACAATCCAACAAACTCAGAGATGAATAGCACTGTGTTCAATGGAGTTGGGGAATCCAGTGTGTCCTTACCTGGGGTTATGTCAGAACACCATGGTCAGAAGGTATGCTTTCTGCATTATTCAAGGATCCTCTTTGTTACTCCTTTCTGGCCTGTACTACATTGTTGAGGGAATACCAGACACATGCTGAACAGGTCCAGGTACGTGACAATGATTCTTTTAGCTCAAAAGACATACCATCTTCTTCAGAGGACAGATCGTCTTCTCTGAAGTCTGATGATACTTCTCAAGATGTTTCCAGTTCCAGCAGTAAGCATGATGTTCCTGACAGCACTAAAGCTGTTCCGCTTGGTTTGGGTTTGGGGAGTTTGGACCACAAGGTATGGTgattgctttttgtttttattcgagTTATTTGTGATGAATTTAATCAAACACGCCAACCTGTTAACAGATGAAGGAATAAGCAAAGCTATTAAACCCAACCCAAGACCCAGTCACTGGTTGAGCAGGGTAACTTTGGCCAATAAAAAACATCggctcaatatattttttttaaaaaaagttaaagcaactgttttttttttcaaaagtcaaATCGGTTTTGACCGGGCCATATGTTAATTTGCTGGGTCATACGGGGTCAACTCCCCACCCAGTTTAGTTACAAACCTAACCGGGGCTTTGGGTTGGGTCAGCATGTCACTGGGTTGACCCCCTGGGCTGGGTTTAATAACACTGGGAATAAGGCTGTGGTGTTGGAGGTTTGAAATGCTTGCTGTAATGGATGCTACGAGATGCAACATTTTTGTTTGTTGCTATCATTTTATAAACAGTGTGTGTTATGCTGTAATAGGTGTGAGCTTGTCAtgattttacattaaaattagtGCTTACTACATTCTGCCACTCTTGACATTGTGGATTGATGGTCGCATCTGTCATGCATGCCTTACTTATCCACAtggtaagtttttattttttgagaaaaaaaaagctgatCTCTTTTGTTGATGTGACCAGAGACGAACCAAGCAGCCAAAATCTCTTGTCAGGAGTGTTGATAGTGAAACAACCAATACCCATCCCAATCAGAACCCAGACACTGGGATCATTGGCCAACAGCTTTTACAATCTCTTGCATTTCACAGCTCTGGCACAAATAGAAATATCATGCCCTCAGATCCAGTAGCCCCCTCTGCTGGGCAGGTCATGGAGGGTAGACCACCAATAAATTTAAGTTCTGATGGCCAGTTGGACACCGCCAGTGTTGTGTCTCAGGTTTTACATAGTCCTGTTATAAACAACTTGTTGACAGGGGTTTCAGAACAAACTGGTGTTGGTTCTCCGAATGTCTTGAGGAATATGTTGCAACAGCTTACTCAGAATCCCCAAATAATGAACACTGTCAGTCAGATTGCTCAGCAGGTTGACAGCCAAGATCTTGGAAATATGTTCTCAGGTTTAGGAAGTGGCCAAGGTGGCGGTATTGATCTGTCAGGGATGGTCCGACAGATGATGCCCGTTGTTTCCCAGGTTCTTGTCCGTGGATCACCCACTCCCCAGCTGTTTCCTACCCCAGAACCTGAACCCCAGATGCAATCCAATGAGAGGGAATCAAATGGAGCTGAAAATCCTAACATTCAGGTTTGCATAACCCAACGAAAGAAATAAAGGAATGTGAATTAGCATGAAATCCTATAACAGAAACAAAAGAGTGCTCtgttctctctcctctctctctctctctaatttaatttaatcaaggtATCTCTTTCAAAGAATGGGAAAACTGTCCCTGTTTTGACTGATTTTATCTTCTGTGCATTATAGATCAACCTTCATGAAGTGGCTCAGAGGATTGAACAGTTTGATGCACCTCAAGATGTTTTCCAAGCCATTGTCGGAAATGCAGCAAGGTTGAATGGCAATGGAAGCAATGCTGAAGATATTCTGCATGAGTTGAACAACAATGAGGATTTAGCCAGTGtaagttttatgtttctgtaTCTTTCTTGCTGTTGTACTTTCAATATTTTTCGGCTTGTACATACTGATGATAGCAATCAAAGCACCTGTACACTTCTGTTACtgcatttgaattttctttgttatcatATTATACATGAACTCAAGGCAATATATTTACTTGTACAGGATTATGTAGAGATGCTGCAGCGTGATATTCATCGACGACTTCAGGATGACTCTGGGGAGGAAAAGTGCTAATTATTGTTTAAGTTAAAATGGTTTCTGATAATTCTCATAGGGTTACAGATCCGGACAGATTTCCAGAAATCATCGCCTCCGTTTGGTTTGCTTTCAAATTGTCTTTCGAGCCTGTAGAATGTTGTGCAGATCAGGCTTTGGGGCTCGATGTGCCCCAAATTGTAGGTGGTTGGCAGATAGACTTTTTGGGTTAATTGTGTATTAATCGCtgctttaaatattataattacataACATTGAGTTCTGAACAATTTCAAGAATTGGTTCTGACAATATGCAGCCTAGCATTTTTGTGATACTGTTTCGGCTCGAATTGGTAGTTTGTTTATGCTGAAGTGCTGCTCTGTTGACAGGGATTCAATAATCCTTGTCGTGTTTTGTTAGTCATGGATTTGAATCATTTGATAATTCCCCGGTTCTAATTATCAATCTGTACGACCATTCTACTAATCTATATCTCTATTCCCGAGTGCCATGTCTCGGTTGGGTGCGGGTGGTTATGGGTCGGTCTTGGGTTTTGTTCGGGTCATGTATGGGTTTGGACTGGGTAGTCTGTGCTCGGTTTGGGGCATGGCTTGGATTCCATTCTGTATAATATTtgcaatatttataaattattgcaTACGTTGTGCAATTACTCGAGTCCAATGCATAATGCAGAGTCTCTGACACAATCTGAGGCTTGCATCGTAGGTTACACAAGTCCATGATTACATATGAAATTaatgttataataattataataaaaataatgtattgaaagcataatttaatcatttgcatttcattttaattagttaaaatgcTATCCTAATGGATCCAGGAATCATGATAATTATCAAAATGGGCTCTCATTGGGTTAGGTAAAATATCATGGGCTGGGTTTTGGTTACAGTggatcaataattaattaatgcttgAGCAGGTAATATAATTTCTAGCCTTAATAAAAGATTATTCCAATTAATTTCTTCCTGTCTGTCTCCTGGTGTAGCAAGTAGTCGCAGTCATCCTCCGTTTGCTCTCATAGCTTCCTCAAGTTCAGCAGCCAATGCCTCTCAAAACCCTAAGAGGTCGTTAGGGTTAGTAGCAAACGCGATGAATCGCAAAGACATCTTCAAAGCTCTTTGCAATGACTGGAATTTTCCTTTTGAGCATATAAAGACATTATTAAGAATTACTTTATAAGCGTAGGTTTTCTGACGGGTTAGacttcattatttatcttcTTATACATTATTATAAATGGTTGATATCAATTTAAGATACTAAAACATACAATATTTAGGTTAAATAGTTTCATTTGATGAGAAAAGTTTATATCAAGTGTTTttctatctttaaaatttgtgaAAAACCATGTATaagtttaagttaatttttgaatttgaattgattttggtttttaaaatagttttttaaggctataaataaatttatcattattcatatgttgttttacaggtgttttaagtgaaaaacataaagaaaaatagttttataaataaaaacaattaacatctCGATTTTTCAGCCGCcacaattcttgaaatctgaGCAAATAAGACAATATGTTGTTTGTCTCAATAAGAAATACgttgtttgatttaaaaaaaaaacaaattaggacAAACCTCcccaattgaaaacaaaaaaaaatgaatatgccTAATAGGCTAGCCTGACTTGTTAGGTCCAtcaatgtttgatttttgttttttttttaaaaaaatttaaattaatatttttttttgtttatttttttaaaatttatatttaaattagcaCCCATTCCCTTATTTGTTTTGTATGAAAAGTCTATTTTAGatgatgattaattttttttagtatgcaTTTATATCTGAAACTgttttctaattcatctatatatatatatatatatatatatatatatatatatatatatatatatatattatcttttatatgaatgaattttatttttaaaaatgaaaaaatatatatttttagataatatttataatatgtgcaGTCTtgtatgatgtttttttctcattttattttattcgatcaatttatttatatttatatttttattattgtttgtttaaataaaaaaaaattattttaataaataaatttagtaaacatAACCGGatgaatgttttgttttttaatattaaatattttgatctacatctagtttttaatttttgaagttttatttttaaatattgttaataattatttatttatttattcacatatatagtttttgatttatttaattatatatatctataaaatttttaatttaaatttatatttttttaagtataaaaatacatttaaaaaactttcatatataatgtttttataaaaattaaagatatttatcTCGCAGCGAAAGACAAGCAAGATAACCAAGTGAATAGTATGTCTACTGAAACCAAGGACCACCTTTTCTCTCGATGAAGAATCAAGATTCATTGAATTCGTAGGTAGTGACTGGTCCCTGTCATTCCCTTGTATTTATAGAAAACATGTTGCACTCGTctctattattttcaatttcttgttcTGAAATTAAACACAACTTCTGAGTAGACTAGTCTCCGAAAGAAGAGCACCAAAATATAAACGATCGCATGAAGAATATAAAGCGCAGCCTGCTTCACGGTGCCTCTCTTGATTGCATTGGTCTCTTTGCTTTTCGCCTTCGCCTTCTCTTTGGCGATGATGAATGAGAGGTAATTTGTGGTCGATTTTGCCCGTGGGCTACTCTATTCTGACTATTTTAGGGTTCACTAATTTGATATTGAATGAATTATTGTAATAGAACCTAAGTGTTCAATCTTTAGTGAATTTCTCTTTGATAATTCGTGGTTTAGGGCTTTAGGTTTCTCTATTCTTGGTGGGCGAGGATTAAGTGCATGGTTGTAATTAaggttgaattatttttttaaaatttgatttttttattttaaattatattttttaaaatatttgaaaaacctCTATCGCCTCATTCACATTCCCAAGTACCTACGAACTCCCAAACACCTACTAAATATTTTGGCTATATGACTTCTGTTCGTGATTACTtgttttgttagatttttttttttgatttgagaTACCATTAATTCTTCAAAAAGCTTGGTGCATTTTGTGCAAATAACTAGTTACGGTGAGAGTCATTAATCATAGAAGGAAATGACTGGTGGTTGTTGGAGTACAGCCTTTTTGACCAGTGAAGCTTGGGATTCCAATGTGCTGCATTGGTTTTTAAACTTGGTTTTGTGAATTCACGGAACAGCTTTTGAGTTGTTTAGATATTGGGTTTGAGGTCTTGCCGACTTATAGCCTTTTTGACTGGTGAAGCTTGGGATTCCAATGTGCTGCATTGGTTTTTAAACCTGGTTTTGTGAATTTACAGAACAGCTTTTGAGTTGTTTAGATATTGGGTTTTAGGTCTTGCTGACTTGAGTTGTTAGCATTGCGATTTATTCTATGAAGTCGAGAAGGTGCCATTTTGTGTTGTTTAATGAAGCCTGTAGGATAGTAGCATATGCCTCACTGTTTTGTTGTCAGTGTAAATGATTTTCAGATTACTAGGATTTTGTTTTGAGGAAAATGCAAGTGGGGATACAATTGGTGGGCTTGGCTTCAAAATTGACCAGTCACAGGGTCCTATTGTATTGGTGACATCTCACTCTCAATCTTCGGGAAATTCGGTTTACCTTCTGAGGCTTTATAACATTTTCTGTGAACCTCTAGTTTATATTTTGCTGCTTATGTTTGTCAAACAATTGAGAATCTGCTAACTGTGGAAGAGGTTTCTTGCGAGCATTTAGTTGAATAGAAGTTTTCCCATTAATTAGTATGCATTTCTGTGatctttattaatattttgctgCTCATGTTGTTTAAACAATCAAGAGTTTGCTATTTATGTTGCTGCCACTAAGTTGAATTGCAAACTGATGTACACATATACTGTGCTGCAACTTGTAAAATGATCATTCGCTGTATTAAAATTTTGTAGGAGAGAGTTTTACCGTGTTAGGTAACCAAAATTTTCACACTATATCTTAGGTAAAGCATTCAAATGAGGAGGAAATGGTAAGAAAGAGTTTGCTAACTGGAATGGAATATGAGCAGTTTTACACATTCTAATGGATAGAGCAGTTTGACAACAGTTCATTTAATTGAAGGTCAAGTCTACCCAGTGGAGCATATTTAAAATCCATCATTCTCATATTGGTTATCTGTTATGATAAATTTCTGAAAATTTCTTGGCTTAGTGTTTTGATTATTGGCACagctttgaattgtttttttccgAGTTTCTGTGGGAACGAGAGAGGTGATCATCTTTTGCGCAGACATTGGTGATGATGCAACAGAGCGATTGGTCATGATCGTCACTTTCACTTTCTTGTCTTTTATGGTTTCTGTATAAAATGCCCTCTAATTCTGGTTGATGATCTACCAACCATATGAGTTATTTAATATTAGCCAAACAAACCCATCATTGATTTAGGAACCAAATTAATGGTGAGATAGTGTTTGCAATGAGGGCATGTGCCACAAAGATGCAATTATCCCTTTATAGGCAGATAGCGCATTGTTTGGTACTGCTAGCCTTgctcacttttttttatgattgtgcCTGACCAACGCATTTATTGAGATCTCACTTGTTAAAAGTCTTACATTTTTCTAGCATTTACTATCTATATGTTAATTTGTAATTATTGTACAGCTAGCCTCAAATACTGAAATCAAATCTGTTATTAGCTGAAATCTCTAACCAACTGCCTAGAGCCTAGAAAAACTTTCCAAGTAAAGATTAGCAAGCACCCGGGCAGTGGGCAAGCTAGTCGTGTCGCTTAgggttaaaacttaaaagataacGATAAGGTTTCACCTTGAAAAAGAGGGGGTTGATATGTCGGGTCCATTTAATCATAACCGAAAGAGTGAAGCCAATGGTTGTTGAGGGCACCAGTAGATAACCTTGCTTCGTCTCAAATCTTGCTTTGATAAAGATGCAGTGTCGtgattacacacacacacacacacacactcgaAAGTCATTGAGAGAGTCAATGTAGAAAGATTCAATTCCTCAGTAGATAACCTTGCTTCGTCTCAAATCTTGCTTTGATAAAGATGCAGTGTCGTGattacatacacacacacactcgaAAGTCATTGAGAGAGTCAATGTAGAAAGATTCAATTCCTCTATCGTGAAAACTTAGAGAACGTTGTAGAATTCTTATCACAAAGGCAGTTTGTGTAAAGATGTTATTTGGCTCTCAATTGTGAAATTTGCCATCACATAATCACATTTTAGATTTGATCCCGCAGGCTTTCATGAAAGGGATTTGCATGCTTGTAGCTGCAAATATCACGCCTGGGATAGGGGGAAGATCCCAAGGTCAGTGACGTTTACAGGTTTGTAAATACACTTCTGTTTATAGATTCGGGGCCGGAGTTTATCACGCTCTTGTTTTAGGAAAGCTAACAGACGCGGCAATTCTAGGACCCATCTTCTAGCTGGAAAGAGTGGAAAAAGGGGGCCTGATCTAATAAGACAAACACAGTGTTTGATTGGATTGTTTGACTAGATTACAAATATGTCACAAAATTCAGCAGGGTAACCTTCTGGACCTCCTCCATGCATGTGCTTCATCTCATCTTATATAACTATTTGTCAGAAGTCACGGCCATTCTTGCATATTTTTATTACACTCAATGTCTGAAAATGACGCTGTTTATCTTTTAATACTGTAATTAAATCCAGGTTGCATTCtcattgctttttatttttgttgccaAAGAACCCAGGCATGTAGGTCCACGCACCTGATTTGTCGGTAATCATACTAGTTAATTACCACTGACTACATTACAGAAGATCATGGGCCAATCTGGATGGCTGTAAATACTTTTTGTGAGAGGGGTCAACTCTCAAAATGCCTGAAGCTAATCGGTACAGCAAATGTGGTTCATATTCTATCCCAGACGGGCACTATGCACAAAAAGTACCCTTCACTGTGTCACGAGAGGCATTTGCACCCCGGTACAAACTACCTAATTTATTCCTTCTTCGCTGCTGCTTATCATCTGCTACAAAAAGTACCATTCCCTGTGTCACGGGAGGCATTTTCACCCCAGTACAAACAACCTAATTTATGCTTCCCTGCTTGTCATCTGTTTTATAACCAGTACCAATATTTCTTAAATACAAAGGTGCCTGAGCCATTACCGCCAATTTAATTTGTTGGACTGGTGTAGTGTTGACGAA is drawn from Populus nigra chromosome 5, ddPopNigr1.1, whole genome shotgun sequence and contains these coding sequences:
- the LOC133694301 gene encoding ubiquitin-like domain-containing protein CIP73 isoform X2, translating into MANEYSNEGSSTSHVSGEGSDATVEINIKTLNSQKYSFQVDKNMPVSVFKEKIANEIGVPVSQQRLIFRGRVLKDEHLLSEYQVENGHTLHLVARQPAQPQHSADTSSGDTTRNNGNNASAGAPRNRIGPISHSVVLGTFNVGDQGGGIVPDLNQAIGAVLNSFGIGGQAATNSIGGMLLSNIPNVTGQASQGSETGASRGNIGGQSPAGNQTQFGQPFQSAPQVVQVPLTAAIPVPSLHSPIPDSLNTLLEFITRMERVLAQNGNLPNTSAASIGDPPRVELPSNARGLPTPEALSIVLRHAEQLLSGPTTAALSHITGRLEQVVSSTDPAIRGQIQTESMQVGLAMQHLGSLLLELGRTILTLNMGQSPAESSVNAGPAVYISPSGPNPIMVQPFPLQTNSLFGGSVPPSNPVAFGPVGIGNAPRHVNIHIHAGTSLASVIPAIGNRTSSTGVQGEHGNTASSGVSGPEQVLPVRNVVVATVPLRSAGVTVAAQPGLGLSLSQPPSDSMSLSSIVNEINSQLRQLSGNMQEGNQPASGSIGSDAGNNPTNSEMNSTVFNGVGESSVSLPGVMSEHHGQKVQVRDNDSFSSKDIPSSSEDRSSSLKSDDTSQDVSSSSSKHDVPDSTKAVPLGLGLGSLDHKRRTKQPKSLVRSVDSETTNTHPNQNPDTGIIGQQLLQSLAFHSSGTNRNIMPSDPVAPSAGQVMEGRPPINLSSDGQLDTASVVSQVLHSPVINNLLTGVSEQTGVGSPNVLRNMLQQLTQNPQIMNTVSQIAQQVDSQDLGNMFSGLGSGQGGGIDLSGMVRQMMPVVSQVLVRGSPTPQLFPTPEPEPQMQSNERESNGAENPNIQINLHEVAQRIEQFDAPQDVFQAIVGNAARLNGNGSNAEDILHELNNNEDLASDYVEMLQRDIHRRLQDDSGEEKC
- the LOC133694301 gene encoding ubiquitin-like domain-containing protein CIP73 isoform X1: MANEYSNEGSSTSHVSGEGSDATVEINIKTLNSQKYSFQVDKNMPVSVFKEKIANEIGVPVSQQRLIFRGRVLKDEHLLSEYQVENGHTLHLVARQPAQPQHSADTSSGDTTRNNGNNASAGAPRNRIGPISHSVVLGTFNVGDQGGGIVPDLNQAIGAVLNSFGIGGQAATNSIGGMLLSNIPNVTGQASQGSETGASRGNIGGQSPAGNQTQFGQPFQSAPQVVQVPLTAAIPVPSLHSPIPDSLNTLLEFITRMERVLAQNGNLPNTSAASIGDPPRVELPSNARGLPTPEALSIVLRHAEQLLSGPTTAALSHITGRLEQVVSSTDPAIRGQIQTESMQVGLAMQHLGSLLLELGRTILTLNMGQSPAESSVNAGPAVYISPSGPNPIMVQPFPLQTNSLFGGSVPPSNPVAFGPVGIGNAPRHVNIHIHAGTSLASVIPAIGNRTSSTGVQGEHGNTASSGVSGPEQVLPVRNVVVATVPLRSAGVTVAAQPGLGLSLSQPPSDSMSLSSIVNEINSQLRQLSGNMQEGNQPASGSIGSDAGNNPTNSEMNSTVFNGVGESSVSLPGVMSEHHGQKTHAEQVQVRDNDSFSSKDIPSSSEDRSSSLKSDDTSQDVSSSSSKHDVPDSTKAVPLGLGLGSLDHKRRTKQPKSLVRSVDSETTNTHPNQNPDTGIIGQQLLQSLAFHSSGTNRNIMPSDPVAPSAGQVMEGRPPINLSSDGQLDTASVVSQVLHSPVINNLLTGVSEQTGVGSPNVLRNMLQQLTQNPQIMNTVSQIAQQVDSQDLGNMFSGLGSGQGGGIDLSGMVRQMMPVVSQVLVRGSPTPQLFPTPEPEPQMQSNERESNGAENPNIQINLHEVAQRIEQFDAPQDVFQAIVGNAARLNGNGSNAEDILHELNNNEDLASDYVEMLQRDIHRRLQDDSGEEKC